A window of the Branchiibius hedensis genome harbors these coding sequences:
- the istB gene encoding IS21-like element helper ATPase IstB produces the protein MATKKTETTEALKQLTYLASALKAPRITEAAARLADHARDAGWTHEEYLAAVLDREVAARNASGAQLRIRAAGFGARKTIEEFDWDAQPAVRQQVASLASGGFLTEARNVVLLGPPGTGKTHLATGLGIAAANHGHRVLFATATEWVTRLTDAHQAGRLPQELARLRRYSLIIVDEVGYLPFEQDAANLFFQLVSSRYEHASLILTSNLPFSGWGGVFGDQAVAAAMIDRVVHHADVLTLKGASYRLRNRGIDTLPSIRTQDTAN, from the coding sequence ATGGCCACGAAGAAGACCGAGACGACCGAGGCGCTGAAACAGCTGACCTACCTGGCATCAGCGTTGAAGGCGCCCCGGATCACCGAAGCCGCGGCCCGGTTGGCTGATCATGCCAGGGACGCCGGCTGGACCCACGAGGAGTACCTCGCCGCAGTCCTGGATCGTGAGGTCGCCGCCCGCAACGCCTCCGGCGCCCAGCTGCGGATCCGCGCCGCCGGGTTCGGGGCGAGGAAGACGATCGAGGAGTTCGACTGGGATGCCCAACCCGCCGTCCGGCAACAGGTCGCATCCTTGGCCTCGGGTGGATTCCTCACCGAAGCCCGCAACGTCGTGCTGCTCGGGCCACCCGGCACCGGCAAGACCCACCTGGCCACCGGACTGGGGATCGCCGCGGCCAACCACGGACACCGTGTGCTGTTCGCCACCGCAACCGAGTGGGTCACCCGCCTGACCGATGCCCACCAGGCCGGTCGACTCCCGCAAGAACTCGCCCGACTGCGCCGCTACAGCCTGATCATCGTCGACGAAGTCGGCTACCTACCCTTCGAACAAGACGCCGCGAACCTGTTCTTCCAACTCGTGTCATCGCGCTATGAACACGCCTCGCTCATCCTCACCAGCAACCTGCCATTCAGCGGCTGGGGCGGCGTATTCGGCGACCAAGCCGTCGCCGCCGCCATGATCGACAGAGTCGTCCACCACGCCGACGTCCTCACCCTCAAAGGCGCCAGCTACCGGCTACGCAACCGCGGGATCGACACCCTGCCCAGCATCAGAACCCAAGACACGGCAAACTAG